Proteins co-encoded in one Aggregicoccus sp. 17bor-14 genomic window:
- a CDS encoding site-2 protease family protein, protein MFRFRLGPIPVEVQPSHLIFSALLAYQSVPRGRFAAQGWPFEGLTSSADPGFGRAVLGYVLAWMFIVFVSVLVHELGHAVVSRLFGYQPTIALAWLGGHTQPNAPGPIPWKRDFALTLAGPLFGLALGVASYAGLRVLHDPAGMAAFLLRYGMFANFYWAVLNLVPILPLDGGRLALVLSQRVFGAVRGFTLAQGLALLMAVLAVFVGLRTGSFFLVVMFGLWGFQALQALLSLRRRAEAPAPEDHPLARPLKEAQEALRAGHLEEARRLAEPLLSPESGAGLDLRSRAHHLLGWVCIKEGKGRAALDHFSQVGGSGRPVEAHALAAAFSLAGDEARALSLWELAWRESGDRTVLHEYAGSLIRAERAGEALRLPGVDPAAAFACAERVLFIRGAYSEAASVSEAALTHAPRPDIAYDAACAYARARNVRDALRLLERARELGYRDAAYAASDEDLLPLHGEPAFESWLTAVRQSASG, encoded by the coding sequence ATGTTTCGCTTCCGACTCGGCCCCATCCCGGTGGAGGTCCAGCCCAGCCACCTCATCTTCTCGGCGCTGCTCGCCTACCAGAGCGTCCCGCGCGGCCGCTTCGCCGCACAGGGCTGGCCCTTCGAGGGCCTCACCTCCAGCGCAGATCCGGGCTTCGGCCGCGCGGTGCTGGGCTACGTGCTCGCCTGGATGTTCATCGTCTTCGTCTCGGTGCTCGTCCACGAGCTGGGCCACGCCGTGGTCAGCCGGCTCTTCGGCTACCAGCCCACCATCGCGCTCGCCTGGCTCGGCGGGCACACCCAGCCCAACGCCCCGGGCCCCATCCCGTGGAAGCGCGACTTCGCGCTCACGCTGGCAGGTCCCCTCTTCGGCCTCGCGCTCGGCGTGGCGAGCTACGCCGGGCTGAGGGTGCTGCACGACCCGGCCGGCATGGCGGCCTTCCTGCTGCGCTACGGCATGTTCGCGAACTTCTACTGGGCGGTGCTCAACCTCGTCCCCATCCTGCCGCTGGACGGCGGAAGGCTCGCGCTCGTGCTCAGCCAGCGCGTCTTCGGCGCGGTGCGCGGCTTCACCCTCGCGCAGGGGCTCGCGCTGCTGATGGCCGTGCTCGCGGTCTTCGTCGGGCTGCGCACCGGCTCCTTCTTCCTCGTCGTCATGTTCGGGCTCTGGGGCTTCCAGGCCCTGCAGGCGCTGCTCAGCCTGCGCCGGCGCGCAGAGGCCCCGGCGCCCGAGGACCACCCGCTCGCCCGCCCGCTGAAGGAGGCCCAGGAGGCCCTGCGCGCGGGGCACCTGGAGGAGGCGCGCCGGCTCGCCGAGCCGCTGCTCTCGCCGGAGTCCGGCGCGGGGCTCGACCTGCGCAGCCGCGCCCACCACCTGCTCGGCTGGGTGTGCATCAAGGAGGGAAAGGGGCGGGCCGCGCTGGACCACTTCTCCCAGGTGGGCGGCAGCGGCCGGCCGGTGGAGGCGCACGCGCTCGCCGCGGCCTTCAGCCTGGCGGGCGACGAGGCGCGCGCCCTCTCGCTGTGGGAGCTGGCCTGGCGCGAGAGCGGGGACCGCACGGTGCTGCACGAGTACGCGGGCAGCCTCATCCGCGCCGAGCGTGCGGGCGAGGCCCTGCGCCTGCCCGGGGTGGACCCGGCCGCCGCCTTCGCCTGCGCCGAGCGGGTGCTCTTCATCCGGGGCGCCTACTCGGAGGCGGCGAGCGTGAGCGAGGCGGCCCTCACCCACGCCCCGCGGCCGGACATCGCCTACGACGCGGCGTGCGCCTACGCCCGCGCACGCAACGTGCGTGACGCGCTGCGCCTGCTCGAGCGGGCGCGCGAGCTGGGCTACCGCGACGCGGCCTACGCCGCGAGCGACGAGGACCTGCTGCCGCTGCACGGCGAGCCCGCCTTCGAGAGCTGGCTGACAGCCGTGCGCCAATCCGCGAGCGGCTGA
- a CDS encoding fatty acid desaturase, translating to MDSAVSAPAAAQTGRAPDEKINWLASIPFIGVHLMCLFVLQVGARPRDVAVCLGLYVLRMWGITAGFHRYFSHRSFKTGRVFQFILAFVGTLSTQKGVLWWAAHHRHHHRYSDAEQDIHSPVQKGFWWSHAGWILCDKYGATKHDSIKDFGRFPELRLLNRFHLVPPVALAVALYFIGGFSMLVWGFFVSTTLLWHGTFTINSLSHVFGKRRYKTTDTSRNNWLLALITLGEGWHNNHHYHQNTANQGWFWWEVDLSYYSLKVLSWFGVVKDLRVPSESVKYAHLRYTPEQRAALDASTSYWSWGKKNAQAAGERVREAFHTAKDAAKDAAQAASEKLPAPAPALERT from the coding sequence ATGGATTCCGCCGTCTCCGCCCCCGCCGCAGCCCAGACGGGGCGCGCCCCCGACGAGAAGATCAACTGGCTCGCGTCCATCCCGTTCATCGGGGTGCACCTGATGTGCCTCTTCGTCCTCCAGGTGGGCGCGCGGCCGCGCGACGTGGCGGTGTGCCTGGGGCTCTACGTGCTGCGCATGTGGGGCATCACCGCGGGCTTCCACCGCTACTTCAGCCACCGCTCGTTCAAGACGGGGCGCGTGTTCCAGTTCATCCTCGCCTTCGTGGGCACGCTGTCCACGCAGAAGGGCGTGCTCTGGTGGGCGGCGCACCACCGCCACCACCACCGCTACTCGGACGCGGAGCAGGACATCCACTCGCCGGTGCAGAAGGGCTTCTGGTGGAGCCACGCCGGGTGGATCCTCTGCGACAAGTACGGCGCGACGAAGCACGACAGCATCAAGGACTTCGGCCGCTTCCCCGAGCTGCGCCTGCTCAACCGCTTCCACCTGGTGCCGCCCGTGGCGCTCGCCGTGGCGCTCTACTTCATCGGCGGCTTCAGCATGCTGGTGTGGGGCTTCTTCGTGTCCACCACCCTGCTGTGGCACGGCACCTTCACCATCAACTCGCTCAGCCACGTGTTCGGCAAGCGGCGCTACAAGACCACCGACACCAGCCGCAACAACTGGCTGCTCGCGCTCATCACCCTGGGCGAGGGCTGGCACAACAACCACCACTACCACCAGAACACCGCCAACCAGGGCTGGTTCTGGTGGGAGGTGGACCTGAGCTACTACTCGCTCAAGGTGCTCAGCTGGTTCGGCGTGGTGAAGGATCTGCGCGTGCCCAGCGAGAGCGTGAAGTACGCCCACCTGCGCTACACCCCCGAGCAGCGCGCGGCCCTGGACGCGAGCACCTCGTACTGGAGCTGGGGCAAGAAGAACGCCCAGGCCGCGGGCGAGCGCGTGCGGGAGGCCTTCCACACGGCGAAGGACGCCGCGAAGGATGCCGCCCAGGCCGCGAGCGAGAAGCTGCCCGCGCCGGCCCCGGCGCTCGAGCGCACCTGA
- a CDS encoding glycoside hydrolase family 1 protein, with product MPSETTRFPDPFTFGVATSAYQVEGGIENDWSAWERAGRLKEPHMRCGRAVDHWRRYREDYRLAREVGARAFRLSLEWARIEPEPGRFDGSVLEGYRERLLALKAEGLRPVVTLHHFTHPTWFHARSPWHRPESIPAFRAYARVCARLLEGLDALVISFNEPMVLLLGGYLQGLMPPGLQDAAACMQALENLVRAHVAAREELGEVLGRVELGISQNLLAFAPDRRWHPLDRALVRLGAHAYNHALLEALSTGKLRVSMPGVARARADVPGAQGSCAFVGVNYYTRAHLRFLPQRPFLAFRFKDPRGRGLTDIGWEQHPEGLGQLLREVQRYGLPIWVTENGIDDRTGTRRPHYLHAHLAQVLGALRDGVDVRGYLHWSLLDNFEWLEGWGPRFGLYRVDFDTLERHATPACGYFRQVSEGRVLVAP from the coding sequence ATGCCGAGCGAGACGACCCGCTTCCCGGACCCCTTCACCTTCGGAGTGGCCACCAGCGCCTACCAGGTGGAGGGCGGAATCGAGAACGACTGGAGCGCGTGGGAGCGCGCGGGGCGGCTGAAGGAGCCCCACATGCGCTGCGGGCGCGCGGTGGACCACTGGCGGCGCTACCGGGAGGACTACCGGCTCGCGCGCGAGGTGGGCGCGCGCGCCTTCCGCCTCTCGCTCGAGTGGGCGCGCATCGAGCCCGAGCCAGGACGCTTCGATGGAAGCGTGCTCGAGGGCTACCGCGAGCGCCTCCTCGCGCTGAAGGCCGAGGGCCTGCGGCCCGTGGTCACCCTGCACCACTTCACCCACCCCACCTGGTTCCACGCGCGCTCGCCCTGGCACCGGCCCGAGAGCATCCCCGCCTTCCGCGCCTACGCGCGGGTGTGTGCGCGCCTGCTCGAGGGGCTGGATGCGCTGGTCATCAGCTTCAACGAGCCGATGGTGCTCTTGCTGGGCGGCTACCTGCAGGGACTGATGCCTCCGGGGCTGCAGGATGCGGCCGCCTGCATGCAGGCCCTGGAGAACCTGGTGCGCGCGCACGTGGCGGCGCGCGAGGAGCTGGGGGAGGTGCTGGGGAGGGTGGAGCTGGGCATCAGCCAGAACCTGCTCGCCTTCGCGCCGGACCGGCGCTGGCACCCGCTCGACCGGGCGCTCGTGCGGCTCGGGGCCCATGCCTACAACCACGCCCTGCTCGAGGCCCTCTCCACCGGGAAGCTGCGCGTGAGCATGCCGGGCGTGGCGAGGGCGCGCGCGGACGTGCCGGGGGCGCAGGGCAGCTGCGCTTTCGTCGGCGTGAACTACTACACCCGCGCGCACCTGCGCTTCCTCCCGCAGCGCCCCTTCCTCGCGTTCCGCTTCAAGGACCCGCGCGGCCGCGGCCTCACCGACATCGGGTGGGAGCAGCACCCGGAGGGGCTGGGGCAGCTCTTGCGCGAGGTGCAGCGCTACGGCCTGCCCATCTGGGTGACGGAGAACGGCATCGATGACCGCACCGGCACGCGCCGTCCCCATTACCTCCACGCGCACCTCGCCCAGGTGCTGGGCGCGCTCCGCGACGGCGTGGACGTGCGCGGCTACCTCCACTGGAGCCTGCTCGACAACTTCGAGTGGCTCGAGGGCTGGGGGCCGCGCTTCGGGCTCTACCGGGTGGACTTCGACACCCTCGAGCGCCACGCGACGCCCGCGTGCGGCTACTTCCGGCAGGTGAGCGAGGGTCGCGTGCTGGTGGCGCCGTGA
- a CDS encoding response regulator transcription factor: MTQSRKTVLLVEDAPAVRSALRRCLEALGHEVREAADGRAALEELTRRAPDLVVLDLVLPQVSGYEVCEALRASSAEAHRNVPVLVISGRVLPEDRAEALEAGADAFLSKPFGLTEFRARVETLLRGAAVRSARPVPALGASSTSSAPRLALVR; this comes from the coding sequence ATGACGCAGTCTCGTAAGACCGTACTGCTCGTGGAGGATGCCCCCGCGGTGCGCAGTGCCCTGCGCCGCTGCCTCGAGGCGCTGGGCCACGAGGTGCGGGAAGCCGCCGACGGGCGGGCCGCGCTGGAGGAGCTCACGCGCCGCGCGCCGGACCTGGTGGTGCTGGACCTGGTGCTGCCGCAGGTGTCCGGCTACGAGGTGTGCGAGGCGCTGCGCGCCTCCAGCGCCGAGGCCCACCGCAACGTCCCGGTGCTGGTCATCAGCGGGCGCGTGCTGCCCGAGGACCGCGCCGAGGCGCTGGAGGCCGGGGCGGACGCCTTCCTCTCCAAGCCCTTCGGGCTCACGGAGTTCCGCGCCCGCGTGGAGACGCTGCTGCGCGGTGCGGCCGTGCGCAGCGCGCGCCCGGTGCCCGCGCTCGGTGCGAGCAGCACCAGCAGCGCGCCGCGCCTCGCGCTCGTGCGCTGA
- a CDS encoding NFACT RNA binding domain-containing protein — MRPAELDEVVQELNARVVGAVAQKAWCPLPRLAYLELRVPGRSLFLCVCAEGELARVSLARERFPTPGEPAPFQRWLRQELTGLKLVRARHEAPLRLVALDFERQEPGEAPHRRTLLLELSAPGGLLLLTPEARVLMLSGEGLAQRRALHPGATWKEPEPLPPEALARALAQPSRLGAVPPAAEGADEAPFAPRLEAAEALLGVRDRRARAESIRRRLTQPYRARLKRSGRTLEKVRAEAARGSEAEEHRRLGELLAQNLWRLKRGDTAVTLSAYTDAGEEQVEVKLDPRRSPKEEVEWHFHQYRRLLRGVEAARAREATLAREVAHAQEALSQLERLSEEDLIAQVEVLGQAGEEGPSGEGRPYKEYLGHGGQRIWVGRGAESNDQLTFKLARPFHLWLHARGLPGSHVVVPLEREQEVSQEVLLDAAHLALHHSGAKGEPRGEVSYVPVKFVRKMKGGAPGQVLYSRERTFVVRLEPERLKRLLDSQTGAH, encoded by the coding sequence GTGCGTCCCGCAGAGCTCGACGAGGTGGTGCAGGAGCTGAACGCGCGCGTGGTGGGCGCGGTGGCGCAGAAGGCGTGGTGTCCCCTGCCGCGCCTCGCGTACCTCGAGCTGCGCGTGCCCGGACGCTCGCTCTTCCTCTGCGTGTGCGCGGAAGGCGAGCTCGCGCGCGTGTCGCTCGCCCGTGAGCGCTTCCCCACGCCCGGCGAGCCCGCCCCCTTCCAGCGCTGGCTGCGCCAGGAGCTCACGGGGCTCAAGCTCGTGCGCGCGCGCCACGAGGCCCCGTTGCGCCTCGTCGCGCTGGACTTCGAGCGGCAGGAGCCGGGCGAAGCGCCCCACCGCCGCACCCTGCTGCTCGAGCTGAGCGCGCCCGGGGGCCTGCTGCTGCTCACCCCGGAAGCCCGCGTGCTGATGCTCAGCGGCGAGGGCCTCGCGCAGCGCCGCGCCCTGCACCCGGGTGCGACCTGGAAGGAGCCGGAGCCCCTGCCGCCCGAGGCGCTCGCGCGCGCGCTCGCCCAGCCCAGCCGCCTGGGCGCAGTGCCCCCGGCGGCCGAGGGCGCGGACGAGGCCCCCTTCGCGCCGCGGTTGGAAGCGGCCGAGGCGCTGCTGGGCGTGCGAGACCGGCGCGCGCGCGCCGAGAGCATCCGGCGCAGGCTCACCCAGCCCTACCGCGCGCGGCTCAAGCGCTCGGGGCGCACCCTGGAGAAGGTGCGCGCGGAGGCCGCCCGCGGGAGCGAGGCCGAGGAGCACCGGCGGCTCGGCGAGCTGCTCGCGCAGAACCTCTGGCGCCTCAAGCGCGGCGACACCGCCGTCACCCTGAGCGCCTACACGGATGCGGGCGAGGAGCAGGTGGAGGTGAAGCTGGACCCGCGCCGCAGCCCCAAGGAGGAGGTGGAGTGGCACTTCCACCAGTACCGGCGGCTCCTGCGCGGGGTGGAGGCGGCGCGCGCGCGCGAGGCCACGCTCGCGCGCGAGGTGGCCCACGCGCAGGAGGCGCTCTCGCAGCTCGAGCGGCTCTCCGAGGAGGACCTGATTGCGCAGGTGGAGGTGCTGGGGCAGGCGGGCGAGGAGGGGCCCAGCGGCGAGGGGCGCCCCTACAAGGAGTACCTCGGCCACGGCGGGCAGCGCATCTGGGTGGGGCGCGGCGCGGAGAGCAACGACCAGCTCACCTTCAAGCTCGCGCGCCCCTTCCACCTCTGGCTGCACGCGCGCGGGCTGCCCGGCAGCCACGTGGTGGTGCCCCTGGAGCGCGAGCAGGAGGTGAGCCAGGAGGTGCTGCTGGATGCGGCCCACCTCGCGCTGCACCACTCGGGCGCGAAGGGCGAGCCGCGCGGCGAGGTGAGCTACGTGCCGGTGAAGTTCGTGCGCAAGATGAAGGGCGGGGCGCCCGGCCAGGTCCTCTACAGCCGCGAGCGCACCTTCGTGGTGCGGCTCGAGCCCGAGCGCCTCAAGCGGCTGCTGGACAGCCAGACGGGGGCGCATTGA
- the dusB gene encoding tRNA dihydrouridine synthase DusB gives MLPIGPYTLPNPYILAPMAGVSERPYRVIAFRMGAALCPTELVSAQGLMRANARTLRYLRFDPEVERPYSLQIFGGDVEAMVQAAILGKAHGAQLLDINMGCPVKKVTKNGAGSALLCEPHRAAALVREMTRATGLPVTAKIRSGWDAKSRNYLQMAEVLQEAGVAALALHPRTRDQGYAGSADWSCIRDIKRHFPTLPLIGNGDVRSVADAHRMRETTGCDYVMVGRAALGNPWIFRELTGGEGPSPEERRDTVLAHLAAHLEFVGDPVGAVRSFRKHLAWYAHGLRGAATFRAEVNALESAEAVEDAVRRFFVSTEADPTTLEEQDVDYRAALG, from the coding sequence ATGTTGCCCATCGGTCCCTACACCCTGCCCAACCCGTACATCCTCGCGCCCATGGCGGGGGTGAGCGAGCGGCCCTACCGCGTCATCGCCTTCCGCATGGGCGCGGCGCTCTGCCCCACCGAGCTGGTGAGCGCGCAGGGGCTGATGCGCGCCAACGCGCGCACGCTCCGCTACCTGCGCTTCGACCCCGAGGTGGAGCGGCCCTACAGCCTGCAGATCTTCGGCGGGGACGTGGAGGCGATGGTGCAGGCGGCCATTCTCGGCAAGGCGCACGGCGCGCAGCTGCTGGACATCAACATGGGCTGCCCGGTGAAGAAGGTGACCAAGAACGGGGCGGGCAGCGCGCTCCTGTGCGAGCCGCACCGCGCGGCCGCCCTGGTGCGCGAGATGACGCGCGCCACGGGCCTGCCCGTCACGGCGAAGATCCGCTCCGGGTGGGATGCGAAGAGCCGCAACTACCTGCAGATGGCGGAGGTGCTGCAGGAGGCGGGCGTCGCGGCGCTCGCGCTGCACCCGCGCACCCGCGACCAGGGCTACGCGGGCAGCGCGGACTGGAGCTGCATCCGCGACATCAAGCGGCACTTCCCCACGCTGCCGCTCATCGGCAACGGGGACGTGCGCAGCGTGGCGGACGCGCACCGCATGCGCGAGACCACCGGCTGCGACTACGTGATGGTGGGGCGCGCGGCGCTCGGAAACCCGTGGATCTTCCGCGAGCTCACGGGCGGCGAGGGCCCCAGCCCCGAGGAGCGGCGCGACACGGTGCTCGCCCACCTGGCGGCCCACCTCGAGTTCGTGGGCGACCCGGTGGGCGCGGTGCGCAGCTTCCGCAAGCACCTGGCCTGGTACGCGCACGGCCTGCGCGGCGCCGCCACCTTCCGCGCCGAGGTCAACGCGCTCGAGAGCGCGGAGGCCGTGGAGGACGCGGTGCGCCGCTTCTTCGTGAGTACCGAGGCGGACCCCACGACCCTGGAGGAGCAGGACGTGGACTACCGCGCCGCGCTGGGCTGA